The following DNA comes from Methanothermus fervidus DSM 2088.
ATATCTCTCACAAAAGGTACCTTCAGAGCAATGTTTGAATAACCTTCATCAATTAACTCTATTAGAGCTTTTAACTCAGCTTTTAAAATTTCAGTTTCTTTTAGATCTCTCGTAATACCTCTATATCCTAAAAGTGGGTTAGGTTCTTTTGGTTCTTTACTACCCTCTAAAGCTGTTAATTCATCTGTTGGTATGTCAAAAGTTCTAATCCAAACAGGTTTTGGATAAAACGAATCAACAACTTTCCTAAGACCATCAACTAAAGTTTTTGTTAATTTTCCTTCCTTAAGGAGTTTATGAGGATGTTTTCCTGTTTCGATGACCATATTCTCTATTCTAACAGATCCAACACCATCTGCATATGGTGCTGCTCTCTCTGCTAATTCAGGTACATTAATATTAATTTTTAAATCTATTCCTGTCTTTGGTTGTGGTAATTCTTCAATTTTTTCTTCTAATTCCATTATACCTTTATATACTCTTCCAGTTTTTCCATCTACAGTTACTATCATCCCATCTTTTAAAACTTTTGTTGCTTTCTCAGTGCCTACAATACAAGGAATTTTTAATTCTCTAAGAACAATAGCAACATGACTTGTCAATCCACCATAATCTGTAACTACTCCTGCCACCCTTTTAAGGTGAGGTATCATATCCCTAGATGCTTTCTTGACAACTACTACTTCTCCACTCTCTATTTTCCTTATATCTTCTTTTTTATGTATTTTTCTTACTCTTCCACTATTAACATATGGACTAGCTCCTATACCTTTAGTTAATATCATATTATACCTCTTCTAATTCTAAATTATCAACAAAAACGTAATTTTTATTTTCAAATTTATATATATTTATTCACATGAAAAATAATTGATGAAGAAAAAACTATTTTTTCCTAAATTAATAATGAAAAATTAATTTTTCGTTAAAATTATATACTAAAACTGAAAAAAATAATTAAAGGTGGTTAAAATGCCAAGATTTAGCACCTGGAAACTTAAATTAAGGATGTTCTTAGCAGTGGCAATATTATTTGGAATCCTGTATGCATTGTTAAGCGTAATTGGAATTTACGCCGGAATCAAAAGTCCTTTAATATATATCCTACTAGCTTTATTCATAGTGTTTATCCAATACTTAATATCTCCAAAAATTGTTGAAATGGGCATGAACATACATTATGTTTCTCCACAAGAAGCTCCAGAATTACATTCAATTGTTGAAGAATTAGCAAGGAATGCTGGAATTCCAAAACCTAAAGTTGGAATAGCCGAAATATCAATACCAAATGCGTTTGCATTTGGAAGAAGTAAAAGAGATGGAAGGGTCTGCGTAACACGAGGTATATTGAATCTACTAGATAAAGAAGAATTAAAAGCAGTTTTAGGCCATGAAATATCACATATAAGACACAATGACATGATAGTAATGACTTTTATCAGTGTAGTACCACTAATATGTTATTGGATATTCCAAAGTATGTACTGGGGAAGTCTAATGGACAGGGACAGAGGTTCCTCATTAGCAATAATTGGAATTCTAGCTTTCATTGCATACATGATAGGACAGCTCTTAGTACTCTTTGTCTCAAGAATTAGAGAATATTATGCAGATTTAGGAAGTGTGGAAATTGGTGGAAAACCACATAAACTAGCAAGTGCATTATATAAATTAGTTTATGGGTCAGCAGTCGTAAGTAAAGAAAACAAAGAAGAAGTAAATCAAGTTTCTGGATTTAAAGCTTTCTTTTTAAATGATATTAATCAGGCAGGACATGAAATAAAAGATCTAAAACAAGTTGACATGGACATGAATGGTACAATAAGCAGGGAAGAGCTCGAGAGGCTTAGATACACTCCCGTAAAAATAGGTCTAACAGAGAAAATACTAGAAATCTTTTCAACACATCCTAACACCTTAAAAAGGATTAAAAGATTGTCCGAATTAACAACGTCTGTTTAACTACACCAATGACATTTGAACGTGGTAGCCATGTATTAAGAGGAGTTTCAGTGATAACTTCGTTTGGTAAATAAATTTTTTTAACAGACTTATTATCACTAACTAAATATACCATATCTCCTTCTATCTTACCAACTCTCTTAACAATAAGGCCATAAACCGGATGTTTAGCTATTACAATGTCCCCCACTTTAAAATCTTTTGTTTTTACCGCAATGATTTCTTGTCCATTTTTTAATGTTGGATACATGGAATCTCCACTTACTATGGCAAACATTGGCAATTTGTCTTCACCAAATTGAGATATTATCTTAACATTCACATCTTTATACCCATATTTTTCCGCAATGTTTTTAACATTTTCTTTTATGGATTCAACGGTACTGTCAGGATCATAAATTGCTGCTGAAACATAATTAGATATTTCATGTAACATTTCAGGAGGGGGAGGATTGATGAAAAAATTGGATATTTTTATATCTGATGTTGTTCCATTTGTCTCTATTATTATATTTAGACGATGAAAACTCATATCCTGGAAATTATCACTTGCAAAACCTATCAAAAATAATATAAGTAGGAATATACCAATCCACAAGATTTTTTTCAAGGCCTCACCTCACTTCAAAAATTTTAATTAAAGACCTCGTTGTTTTAATATCAAGTTGTCCCGGAGCTGTTTTTATATTTCCACTAGCAAATGTAATTGGAGAGCCAAAAAGATGAGCTACTACACGAGTAAATTTTCCTAATTCACCCATAGCAATACCAATCACATTTTTTTCTTTATTCATTACTTTTAGCAATGTAAGAACGTCGTCCATATTTTTAGGCATTACAGCAACCTTTGCAATATCTCCAATTTTTTTCTCTTTTTTAATAATTTTTATTAATTTATTTTCACTAGGAGTTTTTTCAAAATCATGAAATGATATTATGCTTTTATTTGAAACCTCTATAACTCTATTTCTATACTTATCCTTCGTAGATAATTCAATATCTGTGTAATCTGCATATTTTGCTGCAGTGGAAAGTAATTTTATTCTATCAACTTCCTTTCCTCTAAAATATCCACCTTCTTTTCTACACCGGTTAGTTACTATACTTGGAAAATCTACATTCTTCATAAGTTTTTTAATGTCATCCACACTAGGGTTTCTCAATGCATCTAATCTAAGTTCTATTATGTCTGCTCCTTCTTCAATATATTGTTTAGCAGATTCCAACATTTTATCTATATTTTCTTCAAATGCAGGCACACAAATTTTTATTTTCATCTTAAACCCCATATTTTTTAATTTTTTACATTACTTACAATTTTATTTTTGATATGTTTTCGGATCCGAAAAATTTATATATGAGTAAAATTAATTATCGATATGTCGGAATGAGGTTTCCGACTTCCATGAAATAGTTGGAGGTGTTAAAAAATGGATCCAATAAATGCAGGTGATACTGCTTGGATGCTTGTATCTACAGCTTTAGTGTTGCTAATGACAGTTCCAGGGGTAGCAATATTCTATGCAGGACTAGTAAGAAAAGAAAATGTATTAAACACAATATTTATGTCGTTTATTGCATTTGCAATAACAAGCATTATATGGGTAATTTATGGATTCCCACTGGCTTTTGGCCAAGACATAAATGGAATAATAGGAGCTCCAGTAAATATTTTGACGAATGGTCTTAACACCAATTCAACACACACTTGCACCTACAATACCTGCATTTATCTACATAGCATTTCAATTGACTTTTGCAGCAATAACAGTGGCATTAATATCCGGTGCAGTTGTAGAAAGAATGAAATTTTCAGCATGGATGATATTCGTAGCATTATGGGTAAGCCTCGTCTACGTACCAATAGCACATTGGGTCTGGGGCGGAGGATTCCTATCAAAATTAGGTGCACTTGACTTTGCAGGAGGTACTGTAGTACATATAAATTCAGGTATTGCAGCTCTAGCGCTAGCATTATTACTAGGTAAAAGGAAGGATACAAGGTTGTTACCTCATCACCTTGGATATGCAGCAATAGGTGCTGCACTACTATGGTTTGGATGGTTTGGATTTAATGCAGGGTCAGCGTTGACAGCAGGTGGACTTGCAGCATCAGCATTTTTAGTAACTAATACAGCAACTGCAGCTGCAATGATTTCATGGGTAATTTTAGATTACCTAAAAACAGGTAAACCAACATTACTAGGGGCATTGTCAGGTATAGTAGCAGGTCTTGTAGCTATAACACCAGCTGCAGGTTTCGTTACAGTTCCAGCAGCTATCATAATAGGTTTAGTTACAAGTGTATTCTCATACTTTGCAGTGTCTTACCTCAAACCAAAGCTAGGATACGACGATGCACTTGATGTATTTGGTATACATGGTGTTTCAGGTATATGGGGATCAATAGCAACAGGTCTGTTTGCAGCTCCATTCATAAACCCATTAGGTAAAGGACTGTTCTACGGTAATCCAAGTCAAGTGCTTATACAACTTTTAGCTGTAGCAACTGTACTTGTATATTCCTTTGTAGTTACTTTAATAATAGGTAAATTAATAGACATAACCATAGGACTACGTGTATCTGAAAAAGAAGAAATAGAAGGACTAGATACAAACCTCCATGAAGAAACCGGATACAGATTATGATTTGTTTGAGTAAATGTAGGTGGTATTATAAATGAAAATGATAACTGCGATAATAAGGCCCGAAAAACTTGAAGTCGTTAAGAAAAGTTTAGAAAAAATCGGATATCGTGGAATGACTGTCACAGAAGTTAAAGGTTGTGGTAGACAATTAGGAATGACTGAAAGTTATAGAGGAAAGGAATATAGGGTTGACCTCTTACCAAAAACAAAAATTGAGATAGTTGTAGAAGATGATAAAGTAGAGGAGGTTATTCAAACTATAAGGGAAAATGCAAAAACTGGAAATATAGGGGATGGAAAAATATTTATATCAAACATTGAAGACGTAATAAGAGTAAGAACTGGAGAAAGAGGCGAGGATGCGCTTTAGCATCCTCCATTTATTTAATTTTTTATTAAAAAATGAAGGAGGTCAGGAAAAATGGCCACAATCGAAGAAATAATAAAAAAAATAGAAGAAAATGATATTAAATTTCTTAGACTCCAATTTGTAGACATTCATGGAAATTTCAAAAACCTGGCAGTTCCAATTAACAAGCCTGATGACGTAGAAGACATTGTTAAAGACGGTGTATTGTTTGATGGATCATCAATTGAAGGATTCGTTGAAATAAATGAAAGTGATTTGCTTTTAAAACCAGATATAGACACATTTTCAACCCTTCCATGGAGACCTGAAGAAAAAGGAGTTGCTAGATTTATTTGCGATGTATATTGGCCTGAAGGAAAACCATTTGATGGAGATCCCAGAGGCAGACTAAAAAGAGTCTTAGAAGAATATAGGAAAAAAGAAGGGTATGAATATAATGTTGGACCCGAACCAGAATTTTACATTGTGAAAAAAAATGAAAATGGAGAAATAGTTCCTTGTGATGATGCAACATATTTCGATGTTGAACCAGCAGATAAAGCTACAGACATAAGAAGAGAACTAGTACTTGCCTTAGAGAAATTAAATTTTGATATAGAAATGAGCCATCATGAAGTCGGTCCTGGACAACATGAAATCGATTTTAGATTTGATAATGCATTAAAGACTGCTGACGCAGTCATGACATTTAAACAAGCAATAAAAGCAATTGTACATAAAATGGGTTACATTGTTACTTTCATGCCAAAACCATTCCAAGGAGAAAATGGAAGTGGTATGCATTGTCACCAATCATTGTTCAAAAAAGGTGAAAACATATTTTATGATCCAGATACTCCAACAAAATTGTCAGAAACTGCATTTTACTTCATAGGAGGTTTACTAGAACATGCAAAAGCACTAGCAGCTGTATGTGCACCTACAGTTAATTCCTATAAGAGATTAGTTCCTGGATATGAGGCACCTGTTTACATTTCATATGGATTCAAAAACAGGTCAGCATTAATCAGAGTACCAGCAGCAAGAGGAAAAGCAACACGTATAGAATTCAGACTTCCTGATCCATCATGTAACCCATACCTTGCGTTTGTTGCCATGCTTGAAGCTGGTATGGATGGTATTAAAAATAAAATAGATCCTGGCGATCCTGTTGATCTTAATATTTATAAGCTTAGTGAAGATGAACTTAAAAAATTGGGTATAGATGTCCTACCTTCCAGTCTTTGGGAAGCATATCATGCATTAGAAGAAGATGAAGTTGTCAGCTCAGCTTTAGGTGAATACATATATGAGAAATTCTATTCCTTCAAGAAGAAAGAATGGGATGACTACAGATCCCAAGTATTTAAATATGAAATAGATAGGTACCTAAACATTTAATTTTTTGTCTTTTTCTTTTTTTCTTTTTTTAATTTGTTAACACATCCTAAATAAATTTAGCCATGTCTAACTCGGAAGTATCAAATGGATCTAAAAAATCTATTTAGAAAAAAATCTTCCGAACTAATTATCAAGGAAACCGAAGCAAAAGAACATAAATTAAAAAAGGCATTAAGCGTATATGACTTGATCGCATTAGGTATTGGTGCAATTATTGGAAGTGGTATATATGTAGTTACTGGCATTGCAGCTGTCAAAGCAGGTCCAGCAGTTATATTATCATTTATTTTAGCAGCAATAGCATGTGCATTTGCTGCAGTTTCTTATGCTGAACTGGCATCAATGTTTCCAATTACAGGTTCAACATACAATTATGCCTATGTTGCAATGGGAGAATTTTTTGCGTGGATTATAGGCTGGGATTTAATACTTGAATATGTTTTTTGCTTACCAGCTGTTGCAGTGGGATGGTCAGGATACTTCACAAATTTATTAGCCAGTGTTGGAATAAATATTCCTAATTATTTAGCCAATTCTTTTTTACAAGCACCTAATGGATTTATCAATGTTCCAGCGATTGGAATATTGTTATTTATCGCTATATTAAATTATATTGGTGTAAGAAGAGTTGCTAGTAGTAACAACCTGATGGTAGCACTTAAAATTTTAGTGCTTCTATTCTTTGTTTTTATTGCTGTTTGGCATGTAAAACCAATTAATTGGCACCCATTTATGCCATTTGGTTGGCAGGGAGTACTAGCAGGTGCAGCAATTGCATTTTATGCTTTCATAGGTTTTGATGCAGTATCTACAGCTGCTGAAGAAACAAAAAATCCTGGCAGAGACATGCCAGCAGGAATTCTTGGATCTCTAGGAATCAGTACTTTATTATATATTGCAGTCTCAATTGTTCTAACAGGTATAGTGTCTTACACTAAACTAAATAATCCAGCCCCTATTGCAGAAGCCTTAAAAATAATAGGCATGAACTGGGCATGTGGATTAATTTCATTGGGAGCCTTAGTAGCAATCACAAGTGTATTAATTGTTATGTTCTATGGTGCAACGAGAATTATATTTGCAATTTCCAGAGATGGTCTACTACCTCCAATTTTTTCTAAAGTTCATAAAAAATACAGGACCCCAAGCATATCTATAGCTTTAATTGCAATTGTAACAATGTTGACAGCCGGGTTCTTACCAATAAACATAATTGTAGAATTTGTGAATATAGGGACGATGCTAGCATTTGTTCTCACATCCCTCAGTGTAATAGTGTTAAGATATACCCAACCTGACCTACCAAGGAAATTCAAAGCACCTGGTGTACCAGTGGTACCTATTTTGGCAATAATTTCAATGCTCTTGCTTATGATGTCTCTTTCATGGGAAACATGGGTCAGACTTGTTGTGTGGTTTATAATAGGACTATTTGTGTATTTTGGATATGGAAGACACCGTAGTATATTAGCAAAAAACAATGAACAAGAATAAAAAAATTGTTTTTTCTACTTTTTTTATTTTTTAATTTTTTACTTAATAAGAGAAAGATTATATATTAAAAAATTACTTTTTATTATTAACCAAGCTTTTGGAGGATGGAAAGTTGGGAAATGTCTTGAAAGTTGGTGTAGGACAGGATAAAAATCCTAAAAAAGCTGTGGACATGGCATTGAATAATGTAGAAAATCCAGATTTAACATTGGTTTTTGCATCTTCAAATTTAAACATGGAAAAAATATATGAAACTATTAAAGATGAAGTTGGAGATAGCTGTGTAGTTGGAGGCAGTACTGCAGGAGAATTTTCATCAGTAGTTAAAGAACCAAAAGAGAATACTGTGGCTGTAATGACAATAGAAAGTCCGTATTTAGGTGTGGGAGTAGGAATAGGTGAAAAAATAAGTGAAGATCCATTCAAATGTGGAAGAACAGCAGTTCGTGATGCATATTCATCATTTAAAGGTAAGGGAACTCTATCATCATTAATGTCAGTTGCATTCATGTCCAAACGTGCATCAGAAATATCAAAATTAAAACCCTTTGTAAATATTGTCATCCCTGATGGTTTGTGTGGAAAAGAAGAAGAATTTCTAAGAGGAGTTGTTTATGAAAGTGAAAGTACCACTCCAATAATTGGAGGATCTACCGGAGATAATTTAAAGTTTGAAAAAACATTTCAAATTTGTAATGGTTTATATTCCAATGCAGGAGTTGTCACTGTACTTGGAACTGTATTAAAAATTGGATGTGGTTATGGACATCCCTATACACCTACTAATAAAACTGCAGTGGTCACAAAGTCTGAAGGTAGAGTACTTTATGAATTAAACCACAAACCTGCTGATGAGGTCATAAAGGAATTTCTAAATGTTGATGAGCTCACTTATGAAATGTTTTCAACGAAAACATTTGGTGTCAAATCTTCGGATGTTTTTGGAGAATATACAATAAAAGCTCCAGCAAAAATCAACGACGATGGGAGTATTATGTTTTACTCTGAAGTAAAAGAAGGTAGTTTATTAACATTGATGGAAACTAATAAAGAAAATGCTATAAATTCTTTCAAAAACACATTAAAAGCTGCAATTCATGATGCTGGTAATCCAGAAAACATTGGATGTATTATTATTTTCAATTGTGTTCTAAAATATTTACTCAACAAAAAATTGGGAATAAATGACCTTGAAATTATTAGAGAAATGTTAGGAGATGTTCCAGTTATTGGATTCAACACTTATGGAGAACAAGGTGCAACATTAGGTGGCTCAATTGGCCATTACAATCAAACCTCAACATTAATGGTAATTGGAGATGAAGTAATTACTCAATAACATAAATGTTTTCTCCATTTTTTAACAAATTCTTCTTTTTTTGAATTCTAAAGTTAAATTATTAATAATAGAAAAATTAAGTTTTTTAATGCAAAAGAGCAAAAAATAATTATCTTTACTATAATTTTTCCCATAATACTAGGAGGTCGCTAAATGAGAAATATCCGTGTTGAAAGTGTTAAACAATTGCCCATTGAAAATCAAGACATTGAAATTGTGGAAAGAAAAGGAATAGGTCATCCGGATAGTATAAGTGATGGTATTGCAGAATCTGTAAGCCGTGCATTATGTAAAGCATATTTAGAACGATTTGGTGCAATTATGCATCACAACACAGATGAAGTACAAGTCATTGCTGGAGAATCTTCTCCAAAGTTTGGTGGCGGCGAAGTAATAAAGCCCATACATATTTTATTAGCAGGGAGGGGAGTAGCTGAAGTTAAAGGAGAAAAAATTGGGCTAAATAGAATTTCAATTGCAGCAGCAAAAGAATATCTTAAAGAAAATATAAGAAATCTTGATGTTGAGACATCTGTAGTAATCGAATGTAAAATAGGTCACGGATCAGCAGAATTACAAGAAGTATTTGAAAGAAAAAAAGATAAAATACCTTTAGCAAATGATACTTCATTTGGTGTAGGTTTTGCACCATTATCAGAAACAGAAAAAATAGTATTAGAAAGTGAAAAATTGCTTAACTCAGATAAATTTAAAAAGAAATATCCGATGATTGGAGAAGATATTAAAGTTATGGGATTAAGAGAGAAAGATAAAATTACATTGACACTTGCATGTGCGATGGTAGATAAATATATAGATGATCTTGACACTTATAAAGAAGCTAAAGCTGTAATAAAAGAAACTTTACGTAAATTAGTTTCTAAACATACAGAAAGAGACGTAGACATCTATGTAAATACTGCTGATCGTTATGATGAAAAAGAACCTTCTATATATTTAACAGTGACTGGTACTTCAGCTGAAATGGGAGATGATGGATCTACTGGTCGTGGTAACAGAGCAAATGGATTAATAACGCCAAACAGACCAATGTCTCTAGAGGCATGTTCTGGTAAAAACCCTGTAAATCATGTTGGTAAAATTTACAATTTATTATCAAATGAAATTGCTGAAAAAATTGTAAATGAGGTTGATTCCGTATTAGAAGCACAAATATTACTACTAAGTCAAATTGGTAAACCAATAGATAATCCAAAGGTTGCAGATTGTCGTGTTATCTTAGAAGAAGGATGTAAACTATCAGAAGTGAAAAGTGATATTGAAGCTATTATTGATGATTCACTTGAAAACATACAAAAAATTACAGAGAAATTAATAGAGGGCAAAATAACTACATTTTAATTTACTCTAAAAACTCTGTTAAGGATGAAACCCGAAAGTTTTTTATATTTGTCAATTAAAACTACTAACAAAAAGCATGGTAAATAGAACTTTATCTAAATTTTGAATTACCAACAATTAATTTTCTTTTCATTATTAATTTTTGGAAATTCTTACTAAGGAGGTCTACAATGGCAATAAAAGAAGCAGAAAAATTTTACAAACCTCATGAAATTGAAAAGAAGATTCAGGGATTCTGGGAAGAAAATGATATTTATGAAAAAGTAAAAGAAAATAGAAAAAATGGACCAATTTATTCTTTTTTGGATGGGCCTCCATATTGTAGTGGTCGTATTCATCTAGGAACAGCATGGAATAAAATTATAAAAGATACATATCTCAGATTTAAAAGCATGCAAGGGTTTAATGTAAATAGGAAGCCTGGATGGGACGCTCATGGTCTTCCAATCGAACATAAAGTTGAAAAAAAGTTAGGAGTAAAAACAAAGAAAGAAATTGAAGAAGAAATAGGAATAGCTAATTTTGTGAGTGAATGTAAAAAATTTGCCATAGAAAATAAAAATGCAATGACTAAACAATTTAAAAAATTAGGAGTTTGGATGGACTGGGACGATCCCTATATAACTTTTGATCCAAATTACATAGAATCCTGTTGGTGGACAATAAAAAAAGCTCATGAAAAGGATTTATTAAAAAAAGATTTACGTGTTATAAGTTGGTGTCCTAGATGTGAAACTGCTATTGCTTCAGCAGAAATTGAATATAAAGAAACAGAAGATCCATCCATCTATGTTAAATTTCCAATAGAAGAAAACAAATATATATTAGTGTGGACAACTACCCCTTGGACTTTACCTGCCAATCTTGCTGTGGCTGTACATCCTGATTTTGATTATGCATATGTAAAAAATGGTAAAGATATATATATTCTAGCAAAAGACTTAGTTGACAAAATATTTGAAAATTATGAAGTTTTAAAAACTGTAAAAGGAAAAGAATTAGAAGGAATGAAATATAAGCATCCTCTTGAAGAAGAAGTACCATACCAAAAAAATCATGAACATAAAATTGTTGTTAGTGAACATGTAACTCTTTCTGAAGGTACTGGTTGTGTACATATAGCTCCAGGTCATGGTCCAGAAGATTTTGAAATTGGTAAAAAATATAATTTAGAAATATTTTGCCCAGTAGATGAATCTGGAAAATTTAAAAAAGAAGCTGGTAAATACAAAGGAAAATTTGTTAAAGAAGCTGATAAAGATATAATTTCTGATCTTAAATCAAAGGATCTATTATTTAAAGAGGAAACAATAAGACACAGATATGGATTTTGCTGGAGATGTAAAACTCCAATAATATATAGAGCAACAAAACAATGGTTCTTAACAGTTACAAAAATTAAAGATAAAATGTTGGAAGAAATTGATAAAGTTGTGTGGATCCCAGAATGGGCTGGCATGAGTAGATTTAAAGATTGGGTAAAAAATGCAGAAGATTGGACAATATCAAGACAAAGATATTGGGGAACTCCATTACCTATTTGGATATGTGAAAAATGTAACAAAATTACAGTAGTAGGTTCAATACAGGAATTAAAAGAAAAAGCTATTGAAAAGAATTTTTCAGGAGATTTTGTACATAGACCTCTTATAGATAAAATATTTCTTAAATGTGAATGTGGAGGAAAGATGAAAAGAATACCTGATGTACTTGATGTCTGGATTGATTCTGGAGTAGCTGGATGGGCATCAATAAATTACCCAAAAGAAAAGAAACTTTTTGAGAAACTATTTCCATATGATTTCATAACTGAAGGTCATGATCAGACCAGAGGATGGTTCTATTCCCAACTTGGCTGTGGAGTTATAGCCCATGAAAAAATTCCATACAAAAAAGTTTTAATGCATGGATTTACACTTGATGAACAAGGAAGAAAGATGAGTAAATCCTTAGGCAATGTTGTTGAACCTGAAGAAGTTATTAGAAAATATGGTGCTGATGTGTTAAGATTTTATTTATTATGGGCAAACAAGCCATGGGAAGATTTAAGATTTGTATGGGAAGAAGTTAAAACCGTAAATAAGATGTTTAACATACTTTGGAACGTATATGTTTTTGCAACAACTTATATGTCACTGGATAACTTCAACCCACACAAATGTAAGGAATTTGAACTTAAGAAAGAAGATAAATGGATATTATCTAAAGTAAATTCAGTTGCAAAAAAAGTAAGTGAATATATGGAAAATCTGCTACTTCACAAGGCCTCAAGAATAATTTATGATTTCATTGTTGAAGATTTAAGTAGATGGTATGTAAAATTAATTAGAAGTCGTACTTGGATAGAAAAAGACGATCCTATTAAATTAGGAGCATATTATGCATTATATAATGTCTTAAAGCAATTAATTACAATAATGGCACCAATAACACCTCACATAACTGAAGAAATTTATCAAAATATTGTTAGGGGTGTTGATCCAGCAGCTCCTGAAAGTGTACATATGCTAGATTGGGAATATTCAGAGGAACTCATATCACAGAAATTAGAAGAAAAGATGGAGATTGTAAGAGATATAGTAGAAGCTAGTATAAGAGCACGTGATAAAGCACAATATAAATTAAGATGGCCAATGAAAAAATTGTATGTCATTTCTAACAATGAAAAAGTTAAAGAAGCTATCTCAGACCTTAAAGACATTCTCCTCGATCAATGTAACACAAAATCAATTACCTATGATACAAAATTCCCTAAAGCTAAAACAAAAATAGAAGTTAACTATAAGACTCTTGGTCCTAAATTGCGCCAAGACATGCCACTATTACTCAACAAACTTAAAGAAATTGATGCAAACGAATTAAAAGAAAGGATAGAAGAAGATGGCTTTTATGAAATAGAAATAAATGGTAGAACTGTCAAACTAGAAAAAGAAGATTTAATATTCAAGGAAGAACTGCCAGAAAATATATTTAGTTCTAAATTTAAATATGGCAGGGTGTACATAGATGTTGAACTTACTCCAGAAATAGAGGCAGAAGCAATGGCTAGAGAACTTATAAGAAGAATACAGAGTATGAGAAAAGACCTTGATTTACATGTGGAAGCTAGAATTGATGTAGCGGTTGAATGTAGCGATAGATTTAGAAAATTAGTACAGAAACACCTTGATTATATAAAAGAAGAAGTTAGAGCAAAGCAATTTAACTTCGGAACTGGTTCTGGTTATAAAAAATCATGGGAAATTGATGGAGAAGAAGTAATAATTTACATACAAAAATAGGTTGCTGATAAATTTGCTAACAAATTCTGAATTAAAATACATAAAAA
Coding sequences within:
- a CDS encoding Isoleucyl-tRNA synthetase (COGs: COG0060 Isoleucyl-tRNA synthetase~InterPro IPR009008: IPR009080: IPR014729: IPR002300: IPR 013155: IPR015905: IPR001412: IPR002301~KEGG: mth:MTH1375 isoleucyl-tRNA synthetase~PFAM: aminoacyl-tRNA synthetase class Ia; tRNA synthetase valyl/leucyl anticodon-binding~SPTR: P26499 Isoleucyl-tRNA synthetase~TIGRFAM: isoleucyl-tRNA synthetase~PFAM: tRNA synthetases class I (I, L, M and V); Anticodon-binding domain~TIGRFAM: isoleucyl-tRNA synthetase) codes for the protein MAIKEAEKFYKPHEIEKKIQGFWEENDIYEKVKENRKNGPIYSFLDGPPYCSGRIHLGTAWNKIIKDTYLRFKSMQGFNVNRKPGWDAHGLPIEHKVEKKLGVKTKKEIEEEIGIANFVSECKKFAIENKNAMTKQFKKLGVWMDWDDPYITFDPNYIESCWWTIKKAHEKDLLKKDLRVISWCPRCETAIASAEIEYKETEDPSIYVKFPIEENKYILVWTTTPWTLPANLAVAVHPDFDYAYVKNGKDIYILAKDLVDKIFENYEVLKTVKGKELEGMKYKHPLEEEVPYQKNHEHKIVVSEHVTLSEGTGCVHIAPGHGPEDFEIGKKYNLEIFCPVDESGKFKKEAGKYKGKFVKEADKDIISDLKSKDLLFKEETIRHRYGFCWRCKTPIIYRATKQWFLTVTKIKDKMLEEIDKVVWIPEWAGMSRFKDWVKNAEDWTISRQRYWGTPLPIWICEKCNKITVVGSIQELKEKAIEKNFSGDFVHRPLIDKIFLKCECGGKMKRIPDVLDVWIDSGVAGWASINYPKEKKLFEKLFPYDFITEGHDQTRGWFYSQLGCGVIAHEKIPYKKVLMHGFTLDEQGRKMSKSLGNVVEPEEVIRKYGADVLRFYLLWANKPWEDLRFVWEEVKTVNKMFNILWNVYVFATTYMSLDNFNPHKCKEFELKKEDKWILSKVNSVAKKVSEYMENLLLHKASRIIYDFIVEDLSRWYVKLIRSRTWIEKDDPIKLGAYYALYNVLKQLITIMAPITPHITEEIYQNIVRGVDPAAPESVHMLDWEYSEELISQKLEEKMEIVRDIVEASIRARDKAQYKLRWPMKKLYVISNNEKVKEAISDLKDILLDQCNTKSITYDTKFPKAKTKIEVNYKTLGPKLRQDMPLLLNKLKEIDANELKERIEEDGFYEIEINGRTVKLEKEDLIFKEELPENIFSSKFKYGRVYIDVELTPEIEAEAMARELIRRIQSMRKDLDLHVEARIDVAVECSDRFRKLVQKHLDYIKEEVRAKQFNFGTGSGYKKSWEIDGEEVIIYIQK